One Candidatus Brocadiaceae bacterium genomic window, CCCTTCGGGGCGGAGGTCATCCAGGGCGACGATGCCGTCGCGGGCGGCCTTCAGGTCCGCCAGCGCGTGTTCCACCCCGGCCCGCGCGAGCATCAAGGCGCTGACCCCTTCGCCGACGTTCCGCGAGAGCTGCAGGCGCAGGCGGCAGAACAGGCCGACCTGCAGCGCCACGGCGCTCAGGACGGTCATCAGCCAGAGCACCGTCACCAGTGCCACGCCGCTGCGCGTCTTCTCTGCCGTTGCTCGCATGCGTCACCCTGCCGGAACGGCGACTGTGGTCTGGAAACGGCGCGGGACCTCCACTTCGTCCGGGTCCGCGACCACGATCACGATCCGAACCGCCCGCGGGAACCGCTCCGAATCGCTCCACCCGTCCACCCACTCCACCCCGTCGAAGAAGTCCAGGTTCATCTCCGACACAAGCGGCGTCACGAGCCGCAGGACTCCGCCGGCCAGCGGGTCGTCGCCGATCGTCCCATCCTCGCGCCGGACAAGCCCCTGGGACTCGGTTGCCGGGTCGTTGTCGATGAAGTAGCCGACCTCGCAACGCCCGCCGATGCCCATGAAAAAGTCGGCCGTGCAAGGCGCCATGAAGTCGATCGTGTCGGCGTCGCGGCCCTCGTACTGCACGTCCAGTGAGGTCAGCCGCACCTTGTCGCGGTGGGCCACGGCGGACCGCACGTCGGACGTCATCTGCTGCAGCGCCGCCTGCGCCGCAGCCACCATGCGGCCGACACGCCGCGCCTTCTGCGCCGACGCCGTGCCGGCGGCCAGGGCCAGGTAGCCTCCCAACGCCAGCATGGCGAGCATGGCGGTGGCCACCAGCATCTCGACCAGCGTGAATGCGCGCCTGCCTCTCATGGCCCTACCGCCCCGCCACCAGCGTCACGAGTTCGACCGTCCGCTCCGTTCCGTGCTCCGGCCAGCTCACCTCCACGCGCAGCCTGTACAGGTCCGGCGTGTCCGTGCTCTCGACCATGCGCGTCCACCAGGCATCGGGGAACTCGAGCCCGAACTCCCCGTGCCACTGGCCGACCTCCACCTGGTCGGCCGCCAGGACCTCCTCCACGAGGCCCTGGGCAAGGAAGACCCCCTGCGTGTGGTTCAGCGACACGGCCGTCGATCGCAGGCCGGCCGCGAACACGCCGAGGACGGCGGTCACCGCGAGGCTGAATATGAGCACGGCCACGACCATCTCCACGAGCGAGAATCCCCGGGCGTGCGCCATGTCGTTCACTCCTCCTCGACGAAGACGACCTTCCCGCCCAGGGGGTGCACCGGCAGCACCTGCGTCCGCCCGTGTGCATCCGAGAGTTCCACCTCGGCATCGTCGGCGGAACCGTCGGGGCGGAACACCACCGTGCCGCCTCGGCCGTTCCGCTGAGCCTCCGGACGGCCCT contains:
- a CDS encoding prepilin-type N-terminal cleavage/methylation domain-containing protein, whose product is MRGRRAFTLVEMLVATAMLAMLALGGYLALAAGTASAQKARRVGRMVAAAQAALQQMTSDVRSAVAHRDKVRLTSLDVQYEGRDADTIDFMAPCTADFFMGIGGRCEVGYFIDNDPATESQGLVRREDGTIGDDPLAGGVLRLVTPLVSEMNLDFFDGVEWVDGWSDSERFPRAVRIVIVVADPDEVEVPRRFQTTVAVPAG
- a CDS encoding prepilin-type N-terminal cleavage/methylation domain-containing protein — protein: MAHARGFSLVEMVVAVLIFSLAVTAVLGVFAAGLRSTAVSLNHTQGVFLAQGLVEEVLAADQVEVGQWHGEFGLEFPDAWWTRMVESTDTPDLYRLRVEVSWPEHGTERTVELVTLVAGR